The Paeniglutamicibacter sulfureus genome includes a region encoding these proteins:
- a CDS encoding dipeptidase, which yields MTTKNTAAPASFGVDRESLSAHVDTDFNRIVSELGRLVAIPGIAWESFDPDQLDRSAEAVAQLVREAGMENVEILRVPTPAGVPGGPAIVANRPARDGKPTILLYAHHDVQPPGDEDLWDTKPFEATEIDGRLYGRGAADDKAGIMVHIAALRAVLDSIADFGLGVTFFLEGEEEAGSPSFRRFLETHRDRLEADVIVVADSSNWKVGVPALTTSLRGMVGGVVEVRALAHAVHSGMFGGPLLDAPTLAARLISTFHDAEGNVAIEGLASHERAVVDYPEDSFRADSSVLDSVKLAGSGNIADRLWNKPALSIIGMDIPSVAISSNTLLPSTRFKLSLRIAPGQDPESAVAALRAHIMGQDLRGAQVTFEADEAGQSFSTDTSAPAAQASLWALGEAWGVPAVETGIGGSIPFISDLLEIFPAAQILVTGVEDPDSRAHSANESLHLGDFRHAILAEALFLARLNNHGL from the coding sequence ATGACTACCAAGAACACCGCCGCCCCGGCATCATTCGGCGTGGATCGCGAGTCCCTGAGCGCACACGTAGACACCGATTTCAATCGCATCGTCTCCGAACTCGGCAGGCTGGTGGCCATTCCCGGCATTGCCTGGGAATCATTCGACCCCGACCAACTGGACCGAAGCGCCGAGGCAGTGGCGCAGCTGGTGCGCGAAGCCGGCATGGAAAATGTCGAAATCCTCCGCGTTCCCACCCCAGCAGGAGTGCCCGGGGGCCCCGCTATCGTGGCCAATCGCCCGGCCCGCGACGGCAAGCCGACCATCCTTCTCTATGCGCACCACGATGTGCAGCCTCCGGGCGACGAGGACCTGTGGGACACCAAGCCCTTTGAAGCCACCGAGATCGATGGCCGGCTGTATGGTCGCGGAGCGGCCGATGACAAGGCCGGCATCATGGTGCACATTGCCGCCCTGCGCGCGGTGCTGGACAGCATTGCGGACTTCGGCCTGGGTGTCACCTTCTTCCTCGAAGGCGAGGAAGAGGCCGGTTCGCCCAGTTTCCGCCGGTTCCTGGAGACCCACCGCGATCGCCTGGAGGCGGACGTCATCGTGGTCGCCGACTCCAGCAATTGGAAGGTGGGGGTCCCGGCGCTGACCACTTCCCTGCGCGGCATGGTCGGGGGAGTGGTGGAAGTCCGCGCCCTGGCCCATGCGGTGCACTCGGGCATGTTTGGCGGGCCCCTGCTCGATGCCCCCACCCTGGCAGCTCGCTTGATTTCCACTTTCCATGATGCCGAGGGCAACGTGGCCATCGAGGGCCTGGCCTCCCACGAGCGTGCGGTCGTCGACTACCCCGAGGACTCGTTCCGGGCGGATTCCTCGGTGCTGGACTCGGTCAAGTTGGCGGGCAGTGGCAACATCGCCGACAGGCTCTGGAACAAGCCGGCCCTTTCGATCATCGGGATGGACATCCCCTCGGTTGCGATTTCTTCAAACACCTTGTTGCCTTCCACGCGATTCAAGCTGAGCCTGCGCATCGCCCCCGGGCAGGACCCGGAGTCGGCGGTTGCCGCGCTGCGCGCGCACATCATGGGCCAGGACCTGCGCGGAGCCCAAGTGACCTTTGAAGCCGACGAGGCCGGGCAGTCCTTTTCCACCGACACCTCGGCCCCGGCCGCGCAAGCTAGCCTGTGGGCGCTGGGGGAAGCGTGGGGAGTCCCGGCGGTTGAAACCGGCATCGGCGGATCCATTCCATTCATCTCCGACCTGCTCGAGATCTTCCCCGCCGCGCAGATCCTCGTGACCGGCGTCGAAGACCCGGATTCCCGCGCGCATTCGGCCAATGAGTCGCTGCACCTGGGCGATTTCCGTCACGCAATTTTGGCCGAGGCGCTGTTCTTGGCACGCTTGAACAACCACGGGCTATGA
- a CDS encoding isoprenyl transferase: MSKAPKITGKPGPSVPALRPQDAPMPYIQPELIPQHVAIVMDGNGRWANARGLPRTEGHRAGEAALLDVIAGAVQMGIKYVSVYAFSTENWKRSPEEVRFLMGFSRDVLRRQRDTLNEWGVRIRWAGREPRLWRTVVNELKAAEKLTAGNQTCQMTMCVNYGGRAEIADAVKAIAEQVAAGTLKPSQISEKTVARHLDEPEMPDVDLFLRTSGEQRTSNFLLWQSAYAEMVFIDELWPDVDRTTLWDAVREYASRDRRYGGAVDKPAIAGDAAANA; encoded by the coding sequence ATGAGCAAAGCCCCCAAGATCACCGGCAAGCCCGGGCCCAGCGTTCCGGCGCTGCGGCCGCAGGACGCGCCCATGCCCTACATCCAGCCCGAGCTCATCCCGCAGCACGTGGCCATCGTGATGGATGGCAACGGCCGCTGGGCCAACGCGCGCGGGCTGCCGCGCACCGAGGGTCACCGCGCCGGCGAGGCCGCGCTGCTGGACGTCATCGCCGGGGCTGTGCAAATGGGCATCAAGTACGTCTCGGTGTATGCCTTTTCCACAGAGAACTGGAAGCGCAGCCCCGAGGAGGTTCGTTTCCTGATGGGCTTCTCCCGCGACGTGCTGCGCCGCCAGCGCGACACCCTCAACGAATGGGGCGTGCGCATCCGCTGGGCCGGACGCGAGCCGCGGCTCTGGCGAACAGTGGTCAACGAGCTCAAGGCCGCCGAGAAACTCACCGCCGGCAACCAGACCTGCCAAATGACCATGTGCGTGAACTACGGCGGGCGGGCCGAGATCGCCGATGCGGTGAAGGCGATCGCCGAACAGGTCGCGGCCGGGACGCTGAAGCCCTCGCAAATCTCGGAGAAGACGGTGGCCAGGCACCTGGACGAGCCCGAGATGCCGGATGTCGACCTGTTCCTGCGCACCAGCGGCGAGCAGCGCACGTCCAACTTCCTGCTCTGGCAGTCCGCCTATGCGGAAATGGTGTTCATCGACGAGTTGTGGCCCGACGTCGACCGCACGACCCTGTGGGATGCGGTGCGCGAATACGCCAGCCGCGACCGCCGGTACGGGGGAGCGGTGGACAAGCCGGCCATCGCCGGGGACGCGGCCGCCAACGCCTGA
- a CDS encoding HesB/IscA family protein, whose amino-acid sequence MTTAANETTADPTELPSHEVKLSEVAAEKVRSLLEQEGRTDLRLRVAVQPGGCSGLIYQLYFDERLLEGDAVKDYDGVEVIVDKMSVPYLDGASIDFEDTISKQGFTIDNPSAGGSCACGDSFH is encoded by the coding sequence ATGACAACTGCAGCCAACGAGACCACCGCAGACCCGACCGAGCTTCCGAGCCACGAGGTCAAGCTGTCGGAGGTCGCAGCAGAAAAGGTCCGTTCACTGCTTGAACAGGAAGGCCGCACCGATCTTCGGTTGCGCGTCGCCGTTCAGCCAGGGGGATGTTCGGGCCTGATTTACCAGCTCTACTTCGACGAGCGCCTGCTGGAGGGCGACGCCGTAAAGGACTACGACGGCGTTGAGGTCATTGTCGACAAGATGAGCGTTCCCTACCTGGACGGCGCTTCGATTGACTTCGAAGACACCATCTCCAAGCAGGGTTTCACCATCGACAACCCGTCCGCCGGGGGCTCTTGCGCCTGTGGAGATTCCTTCCACTAA
- a CDS encoding alpha/beta hydrolase, which translates to MSHASSLGSGPAPPLPDDPSATWPEYSATTLPGTWEPDILGEGFSYTTLPLGEDDEGELCATLVRHQRPTPAPAHARPALGSRLRSALGALWPGPLAPEASTDGTSATAGRHVGFVLAVHGWSDYFYNAELARYWSDRGYAFYALDLRRYGRSLRAHHLNPGFTASLNEYDADLDAALEMIRSVEGADATGICLAHSTGGLVTSLWVNRHPEAFDALILNSPWLEMQGSYLVRYAAQGVVEPIARLRPRAKLHLPELDNYWRSLSRQGNGSWDLHPRWRPPIAFPTTAGWITAVMAGHREVARGLDIKVPVLVLTSKSTHLGTSFDEAMLHNDSVIEVNVVRERSLKLGSEVTNAILHGAMHDVFSSLPEPRAAAYAAMDRWGAGYLPEPGARADDGQR; encoded by the coding sequence ATGTCGCACGCCTCCTCCCTCGGCTCCGGACCCGCACCACCGCTTCCGGACGATCCCAGCGCAACGTGGCCGGAGTACAGCGCAACCACCCTGCCGGGCACCTGGGAGCCGGACATCCTGGGCGAGGGCTTCAGCTACACCACCCTGCCCCTGGGCGAGGACGACGAAGGCGAGCTGTGCGCCACCCTGGTGCGCCACCAGCGTCCGACCCCTGCACCCGCGCATGCACGTCCCGCCCTTGGCTCCCGGTTGCGCAGCGCACTGGGCGCACTGTGGCCCGGACCGTTGGCACCGGAAGCATCCACCGACGGCACGTCGGCGACGGCAGGGCGGCACGTCGGCTTCGTGCTGGCCGTCCACGGCTGGAGCGACTACTTCTACAACGCCGAGCTGGCCCGGTATTGGAGCGATCGTGGCTACGCGTTCTACGCGCTGGACCTGCGCCGCTACGGTCGCAGCCTGCGCGCACACCACCTGAACCCCGGATTCACCGCGTCCCTGAACGAGTACGACGCGGACCTGGACGCGGCGCTGGAGATGATCCGTTCCGTCGAAGGCGCGGACGCGACGGGCATCTGCCTGGCGCATTCCACCGGCGGGCTGGTGACAAGCCTGTGGGTCAACCGGCACCCGGAGGCCTTCGACGCGTTGATCCTGAACAGTCCGTGGCTGGAGATGCAGGGCAGCTACCTGGTGCGCTACGCCGCCCAGGGCGTGGTCGAGCCCATTGCCCGACTACGGCCCCGGGCCAAGCTGCACCTGCCGGAATTGGACAACTACTGGCGCTCGCTGTCCCGGCAGGGCAATGGCTCCTGGGATCTGCATCCACGCTGGCGCCCGCCGATTGCCTTCCCGACGACCGCCGGCTGGATCACCGCGGTGATGGCCGGGCACCGGGAGGTGGCCAGGGGCCTGGACATCAAGGTCCCGGTGTTGGTGCTGACCTCGAAGTCAACGCATCTGGGCACCAGCTTCGACGAGGCCATGTTGCACAACGACAGTGTCATCGAGGTCAACGTGGTGCGCGAGCGTTCCCTGAAACTGGGCAGCGAGGTCACCAACGCGATCCTCCACGGGGCCATGCACGACGTGTTCTCGTCCCTGCCCGAGCCGAGGGCAGCAGCCTATGCGGCGATGGACCGCTGGGGCGCCGGCTACCTGCCGGAGCCCGGGGCGCGCGCCGACGACGGGCAACGCTGA
- the recO gene encoding DNA repair protein RecO, whose translation MSRSTFAAKSYRTRGIVLRTHKLGEADRIITLLSPELGVVRAVAKGVRRTSSKLGATLEPFMEVDAQIVAGRSLHTIIQAQLRHPYGQALVADYSAYTAGAAMLETAERLTDADAESIAPQYRLLHGALATLARGGHESGTVLDSYLLRALATAGWAPSFAHCVRCGAMGPHQAINIPLGGVVCHDCRPAGSMSPSPATVSLLAALLEGDWAVIDAADGATRAQGAAVVANYLQWHLERAVKSLKLVERQ comes from the coding sequence GTGTCACGTTCAACCTTTGCAGCAAAGAGCTACCGCACCCGCGGCATCGTCTTGCGCACCCACAAGCTCGGCGAGGCCGACCGAATCATCACCCTGCTGAGCCCCGAGCTCGGGGTGGTGCGCGCGGTGGCCAAGGGTGTGCGGCGCACCAGTTCCAAGCTGGGGGCCACGCTCGAGCCGTTCATGGAGGTCGACGCCCAGATCGTTGCCGGACGCTCGCTGCACACCATCATCCAGGCCCAGCTGCGCCACCCCTACGGCCAGGCGCTGGTGGCCGACTACTCCGCCTACACCGCCGGGGCCGCAATGCTGGAGACCGCCGAGCGCCTCACCGACGCCGACGCCGAATCCATAGCCCCGCAATACCGCCTGCTGCACGGCGCGCTGGCCACCCTGGCCCGCGGCGGGCACGAATCCGGTACCGTGCTGGACTCCTACCTGCTGCGCGCGCTGGCCACCGCCGGCTGGGCGCCCAGCTTTGCCCATTGCGTCCGCTGCGGCGCGATGGGCCCCCACCAGGCCATCAACATCCCGCTGGGCGGTGTGGTCTGCCATGACTGCCGGCCCGCCGGATCAATGTCCCCGTCACCGGCTACGGTTTCCCTGCTTGCAGCCCTGCTCGAGGGCGACTGGGCAGTGATCGACGCGGCGGACGGGGCCACCCGCGCCCAGGGCGCGGCAGTGGTGGCCAACTACCTGCAATGGCACCTTGAACGAGCAGTAAAATCCCTCAAACTCGTGGAGCGACAATGA
- the coxB gene encoding cytochrome c oxidase subunit II, with the protein MSSQDRTSSRRKGRAKVMAIAGAGALLLTGCSAEVQRGWLPNVERDTTNHTGMIQDLWVNSWITVLLIGILTWGLMLWCIIAYRRRKNDTGFPRQLSYNLPIEIFYTAVPLVLVLTFFTFSDSTEKAINTQVDSELVVDVRAKQWAWDYNYTYQGQEKYDATVQAHLTGEEGVEETLPTLYLPVGKSVTLELNSRDVIHSFWVPAFLQKLDMIPGKTNYIYLTPQVEGRFDGKCAELCGEYHSEMLFNVQVVSEAEFLNHLATLKDGHIGEEQDRKPGEVNQVSAHASEGE; encoded by the coding sequence GTGAGTTCGCAAGACCGAACCAGCAGCCGCCGCAAAGGCAGAGCCAAAGTCATGGCGATTGCTGGCGCCGGCGCGTTGTTGTTGACGGGATGTTCAGCGGAAGTCCAGCGAGGTTGGCTCCCAAACGTCGAACGTGACACCACCAACCACACCGGTATGATCCAGGATCTCTGGGTCAACTCGTGGATTACCGTACTTTTGATCGGTATCTTGACGTGGGGCCTGATGCTTTGGTGCATCATCGCCTACCGCCGCCGCAAGAATGACACTGGCTTCCCGCGCCAGCTCAGCTACAACTTGCCAATCGAAATTTTCTACACGGCCGTGCCGCTCGTGCTTGTCCTGACGTTCTTCACGTTCTCAGACAGCACCGAGAAGGCAATCAACACCCAGGTGGATTCCGAGCTCGTGGTCGATGTCCGTGCCAAGCAGTGGGCATGGGACTACAACTACACCTACCAGGGCCAGGAAAAGTACGATGCCACCGTTCAGGCACACCTGACCGGTGAAGAGGGCGTCGAGGAAACTCTGCCCACCCTGTACCTCCCTGTTGGAAAATCCGTCACGCTCGAGTTGAACAGCCGCGACGTCATCCACTCGTTCTGGGTTCCTGCATTCCTGCAGAAACTCGACATGATTCCGGGCAAGACCAATTACATCTACCTCACGCCGCAGGTCGAAGGACGATTCGACGGCAAGTGCGCGGAGCTCTGCGGTGAATACCACTCGGAGATGCTCTTCAACGTGCAGGTAGTGTCCGAAGCCGAATTCCTGAACCACCTGGCCACTTTGAAGGACGGCCACATCGGTGAGGAACAGGACCGCAAGCCGGGCGAGGTCAACCAGGTTTCGGCCCACGCATCGGAAGGGGAGTAA
- a CDS encoding DUF3043 domain-containing protein, translating into MVPTDRKLARAAERNQRLEAQNRMRLANETGDERFMAARDQGPQKRFTRDYVDRRFMVGEYLMFAVFAFLIVSLTLSRFPAVQVYITFALWILVALVAVDAFIMSRGLKKGLIARFGSVERGVTYYGIMRGLQFRKLRLPKPQVRRGEDPR; encoded by the coding sequence TTGGTACCCACCGACCGCAAGCTTGCGCGCGCGGCCGAGCGCAACCAGCGCCTGGAGGCCCAGAACCGCATGCGGTTGGCCAATGAGACCGGCGACGAGCGCTTCATGGCAGCCCGTGACCAGGGACCGCAGAAGCGCTTTACCCGCGACTACGTGGACCGCCGCTTCATGGTCGGCGAATACCTGATGTTTGCCGTCTTCGCTTTCCTGATCGTTTCGCTGACCCTCTCGAGGTTCCCGGCGGTCCAGGTTTACATCACCTTTGCACTGTGGATCCTGGTGGCACTCGTTGCCGTCGACGCCTTCATCATGTCGCGCGGACTGAAGAAGGGGCTGATTGCCCGCTTTGGCTCGGTCGAACGCGGCGTGACCTACTACGGCATCATGCGCGGACTTCAGTTCCGCAAGTTGCGCCTGCCCAAGCCGCAGGTGCGTCGCGGCGAGGATCCGCGCTAA
- the leuA gene encoding 2-isopropylmalate synthase gives MLNLQKPSGMPVHKYVPFQDQIHVSLPDRTWPDKYITTAPRWCAVDLRDGNQALIDPMSPERKHKMFDLLVKMGFKEIEVGFPSASQTDFDFVRQLIERGIPDDVTIQVLTQSREHLIERTYEALEGCKQAIVHLYNSTSVLQRRVVFNQDQDGIVDIALTGARLCKKYEEQLVGTKITYEYSPESFTGTELEFAKRISDAVAEVLEASPENKMILNLPATVEMATPNVYADSIEWMHRNLANRDSIVLSLHPHNDRGTGVAAAELGYLAGADRIEGCLFGNGERTGNVDLVTLGMNLFGQGIDPMLDFSDMDEIRRTVEYCNQLPVAERSPYGGDLVFTAFSGSHQDAIKKGFESMEADAKAAGKTVDEITWGVPYLPIDPKDIGRSYEAVIRVNSQSGKGGVAYLLKNEHSLDLPRRAQIEFSGVIQRKTDGEGGEISAAEIWNVFQDEYLPVTEGSDAQEWGRFKLGSATAETAEDGSFALTATLLIDGVPHRRTAAGNGPINALVNILGNEGVDVRVLDFTEHALSEGGNAAAAAYVEAAVGERVLWGVGMDTNTTMSSLKAVISAVNRAVRDQA, from the coding sequence ATGCTGAACCTGCAAAAGCCCTCCGGAATGCCCGTCCACAAGTATGTGCCGTTCCAGGACCAGATCCACGTCTCCCTGCCTGACCGCACTTGGCCGGACAAGTACATCACCACCGCCCCGCGCTGGTGCGCAGTGGACCTGCGCGACGGCAACCAGGCGCTGATCGACCCGATGAGCCCCGAGCGCAAGCACAAGATGTTTGACCTGCTGGTGAAGATGGGCTTCAAGGAAATCGAGGTGGGGTTCCCCTCGGCCTCGCAGACCGACTTCGACTTCGTCCGCCAGCTCATCGAGCGCGGCATCCCGGACGACGTCACCATCCAGGTCCTCACCCAGTCCCGCGAACACCTGATTGAGCGCACCTACGAGGCGCTCGAGGGTTGCAAGCAGGCCATCGTGCACCTGTACAACTCCACCTCGGTGCTCCAACGCCGCGTGGTCTTCAACCAGGACCAGGACGGCATCGTCGACATTGCCCTGACCGGCGCGCGCCTGTGCAAGAAGTACGAGGAGCAGTTGGTCGGCACCAAGATCACCTACGAATACTCACCGGAATCCTTCACCGGCACCGAGCTGGAGTTCGCCAAGCGCATCTCCGACGCCGTGGCCGAGGTCCTGGAGGCCTCCCCGGAAAACAAGATGATCCTGAACCTGCCGGCAACCGTGGAGATGGCCACCCCCAACGTGTACGCCGACTCCATCGAGTGGATGCACCGCAACCTGGCCAACCGCGATTCCATCGTGCTGTCCCTGCACCCGCACAACGACCGCGGCACCGGCGTCGCCGCCGCAGAGCTCGGCTACCTGGCCGGCGCGGACCGCATCGAGGGCTGCCTCTTCGGAAACGGGGAGCGCACCGGCAACGTCGACCTCGTCACCCTGGGCATGAACCTCTTCGGCCAGGGCATCGATCCGATGCTCGACTTCTCCGACATGGACGAAATCCGCCGCACCGTCGAATACTGCAACCAGCTGCCCGTTGCCGAGCGTTCCCCCTACGGTGGCGACCTGGTCTTCACCGCCTTCTCCGGCTCCCACCAGGACGCCATCAAGAAGGGCTTCGAGTCCATGGAGGCGGACGCGAAGGCGGCCGGCAAGACCGTGGACGAGATCACCTGGGGCGTGCCGTACCTGCCGATCGATCCGAAGGACATCGGACGCTCCTACGAGGCAGTGATCCGCGTGAACTCGCAGTCCGGCAAGGGCGGGGTCGCCTACCTGCTGAAGAACGAGCACTCGCTGGATCTGCCGCGCCGCGCGCAGATCGAGTTCTCCGGGGTCATCCAGCGCAAGACCGACGGCGAAGGCGGGGAAATCTCGGCAGCCGAGATCTGGAACGTGTTCCAGGACGAGTACCTGCCGGTCACCGAGGGCTCGGACGCGCAGGAGTGGGGCCGCTTCAAGCTGGGTTCGGCCACCGCCGAGACCGCCGAGGACGGAAGCTTCGCGCTGACCGCCACGCTGCTCATCGACGGGGTCCCGCACCGCCGCACCGCGGCCGGCAACGGCCCGATCAACGCACTGGTCAACATCCTGGGCAACGAGGGCGTGGACGTGCGCGTGCTGGACTTCACCGAGCACGCCCTGTCCGAGGGCGGCAACGCCGCCGCCGCCGCGTACGTCGAGGCCGCCGTGGGCGAGCGCGTGCTCTGGGGCGTCGGCATGGATACCAACACCACCATGTCCTCGCTGAAGGCAGTCATCTCCGCGGTCAACCGCGCGGTGCGCGACCAGGCCTAG
- a CDS encoding quinone-dependent dihydroorotate dehydrogenase: MRIYPTIFRLVFTKMDPEKAHHFSFDALRLAEKLGVSVIARKLCAPDPALRRTVMGIDFPSPFGLAAGFDKEGAGIPALADLGFGHVEVGTITGVAQPGNEKPRLFRLVEDKAVINRMGFNNDGARAVAPRIRAARLRLGTRFGAGRPVIGVNIGKTKTVELDDAVSDYLVSTRELAAHADYLVVNVSSPNTPGLRLLQGVETLRPLLSAVGAEADRVAGRHVPLLVKIAPDLNDDDIADVATLATELGLDGIIATNTTIAREPLVSDAFKVAEIGAGGLSGAPLKARSLAVLRVLREKVPAEMAIISVGGVSTGDDVIERLEAGADLVQGYTAFLYEGPLWVRGINRALAKAQAQGRSLARK, from the coding sequence ATGCGCATATATCCCACGATTTTCCGTCTTGTTTTCACGAAGATGGACCCCGAAAAGGCTCACCACTTTTCCTTCGACGCCCTCCGGTTGGCAGAGAAACTCGGGGTGTCTGTCATCGCGCGGAAGCTGTGTGCCCCGGACCCTGCGCTGCGCCGCACCGTGATGGGGATCGATTTCCCCTCGCCCTTCGGCCTGGCGGCGGGCTTCGACAAGGAGGGGGCAGGCATTCCTGCCCTGGCCGACCTTGGCTTTGGCCATGTGGAGGTCGGAACCATCACCGGTGTCGCCCAGCCGGGCAACGAGAAGCCCCGGCTTTTCCGCCTCGTGGAGGACAAGGCGGTCATCAACCGCATGGGGTTCAACAATGACGGCGCGCGCGCGGTGGCCCCCCGCATCCGTGCCGCACGGCTGCGCCTGGGCACCCGCTTTGGCGCCGGCCGCCCGGTCATCGGCGTGAACATCGGCAAGACCAAGACCGTGGAACTCGATGACGCCGTCTCCGACTACCTGGTCTCCACCCGTGAACTGGCCGCCCACGCTGACTACCTGGTGGTCAACGTGTCATCGCCCAACACCCCGGGGCTGCGCCTGTTGCAGGGCGTCGAGACGCTGCGGCCGCTGCTGAGCGCGGTTGGCGCCGAGGCCGACCGCGTCGCCGGACGCCACGTCCCGCTGCTGGTCAAGATCGCCCCCGACCTCAACGACGACGACATTGCCGACGTCGCCACGTTGGCCACCGAGCTGGGGCTTGACGGCATCATTGCCACCAACACCACCATTGCCCGCGAACCGCTGGTCTCCGACGCGTTCAAGGTTGCCGAGATCGGGGCCGGCGGACTCAGCGGCGCACCGTTGAAGGCCCGCTCGCTGGCGGTCCTGCGGGTGCTGCGCGAAAAGGTCCCGGCTGAAATGGCGATCATCTCCGTGGGCGGGGTCAGCACCGGGGACGATGTCATCGAGCGCCTCGAGGCCGGCGCGGACCTGGTCCAGGGCTACACCGCGTTCCTCTACGAGGGCCCGCTATGGGTCCGCGGCATCAACAGGGCACTGGCAAAGGCACAGGCCCAGGGCAGGTCCCTGGCCAGGAAGTAG
- the ctaD gene encoding cytochrome c oxidase subunit I, with protein MTTYEYATDEVKTLAPRVVPISKGRIFVNWITSTDHKTIGYMYLITSFVFFCIGGVMALVIRAELFEPGMQILQTKEQYNQLFTMHGTIMLLMFATPLFAGFTNVMMPLQIGAPDVAFPRLNALAFWFFSFGSTIALAGYLTPQGAASFGWFAYAPLSNTTFSPGVGGDLWVFGLALSGFGTILGAVNFITTIICLRAPGMTMWRMSIFTWNALITSILVLMAFPPLAAALFALGADRRFGAHVFDPEAGGAVLWQHLFWFFGHPEVYIIALPFFGIVSEIFPVFSRKPIFGYKGLVFATISIAALSVSVWAHHMYVTGSVMLPFFGFMTMLIAVPTGVKFFNWIGTMWRGSITFETPMLWSIGFMVTFLFGGLTGIILAAPPLDFHVSDTYFVVAHFHYVVFGTVVFAMFAGFYFWWPKWTGKMLNERLGKIHFWMLFVGFHGTFLIQHWLGVIGMPRRYADYMPEDGFTTMNQFSTVFAFILGMSMIPFFWNVWTTHRNAKKVTVDDPWGFGASLEWATSCPPPRHNFHSIPRIRSERPALDLHHPELSARSTPETPVAKIFGPADQKDL; from the coding sequence GTGACTACTTACGAATACGCAACCGATGAGGTCAAGACCCTCGCACCGCGCGTGGTACCGATTTCCAAGGGACGGATCTTCGTCAACTGGATCACCTCCACCGACCACAAGACGATCGGGTACATGTACCTGATCACCTCGTTCGTCTTCTTCTGCATCGGCGGCGTGATGGCCCTGGTCATCCGTGCCGAGCTGTTTGAACCGGGCATGCAGATCCTGCAGACCAAGGAACAGTACAACCAGCTGTTCACCATGCACGGCACCATCATGTTGCTGATGTTTGCAACCCCGCTCTTTGCAGGGTTCACCAACGTCATGATGCCGCTGCAGATCGGCGCACCCGACGTGGCCTTCCCGCGCCTGAACGCGCTGGCCTTCTGGTTCTTCTCCTTCGGTTCCACCATTGCGCTGGCAGGTTACCTGACCCCGCAGGGTGCGGCGTCCTTCGGCTGGTTCGCATACGCGCCGCTGTCGAACACCACCTTCAGCCCCGGCGTGGGTGGAGACCTCTGGGTCTTCGGCCTCGCGCTCTCGGGCTTCGGCACCATCCTTGGCGCCGTCAACTTCATCACCACCATCATCTGCCTGCGTGCACCGGGCATGACCATGTGGCGCATGTCCATCTTCACCTGGAACGCGCTGATCACCTCGATCCTGGTCTTGATGGCATTCCCGCCGCTGGCAGCAGCACTGTTCGCGCTCGGCGCGGACCGCCGGTTCGGGGCGCACGTCTTTGACCCGGAAGCTGGCGGTGCCGTCCTCTGGCAGCACCTCTTCTGGTTCTTCGGACACCCGGAGGTCTACATCATTGCGCTGCCGTTCTTTGGCATCGTCTCCGAGATCTTCCCGGTCTTCTCCCGCAAGCCGATCTTCGGCTACAAGGGCCTGGTCTTCGCAACGATCTCGATCGCTGCGCTGTCCGTGTCCGTGTGGGCCCACCACATGTACGTCACCGGCTCCGTCATGCTTCCGTTCTTCGGCTTCATGACCATGCTGATCGCGGTTCCGACCGGCGTGAAGTTCTTCAACTGGATCGGCACCATGTGGCGGGGTTCGATCACCTTCGAGACCCCGATGCTCTGGAGCATCGGCTTCATGGTGACGTTCCTCTTCGGTGGCCTGACCGGCATCATCCTCGCGGCTCCGCCGCTGGACTTCCACGTCTCGGACACCTACTTCGTGGTGGCACACTTCCACTACGTGGTCTTCGGAACCGTGGTCTTCGCGATGTTCGCAGGCTTCTACTTCTGGTGGCCGAAGTGGACCGGCAAGATGCTCAACGAGCGCCTTGGCAAGATCCACTTCTGGATGCTGTTCGTGGGCTTCCACGGCACGTTCCTGATCCAGCACTGGCTGGGCGTCATCGGCATGCCGCGACGTTACGCCGACTACATGCCGGAAGACGGGTTCACTACCATGAACCAGTTCTCCACCGTGTTCGCCTTCATCCTGGGCATGTCGATGATCCCGTTCTTCTGGAACGTCTGGACCACGCACCGCAACGCCAAGAAGGTTACCGTGGATGATCCGTGGGGCTTTGGTGCATCGCTGGAGTGGGCAACTTCCTGCCCGCCGCCGCGCCACAACTTCCACTCGATTCCGCGTATCCGCTCCGAGCGTCCGGCTCTTGACCTCCACCACCCGGAACTGAGCGCCCGCTCGACCCCGGAGACCCCGGTGGCCAAGATCTTCGGCCCGGCAGACCAGAAGGACCTGTAG